A single genomic interval of Theropithecus gelada isolate Dixy chromosome 16, Tgel_1.0, whole genome shotgun sequence harbors:
- the LOC112608928 gene encoding olfactory receptor 1P1 codes for MGLTQGVFSLTSELLEGGNQTSTFEFLLWGLSDQAQQQHVLFLLFLWMYAVTVAGNLLIVLAIGTDTHLHTPMYFFLASLSCTDIFFTSTTVPKALVNIQTQSTSISYAGCLAQLYFFLTFGDMDIFLLAVMAYDRYVAICHPLHYMIIMSLHRCAVLVAACWTLTSLVAMTHTFLISRLSFCSKIIPDFFCDLGLLMKVSCFDTQVNELVLLFLGGTVILIPFMLILVSYIRIVSAILRAPSAQGRRKAFSTCGSHLVVVALFFGTVIRAYLCPSSSSSSSVEEDTAAAVMYTVVTPLLNPFIYSLRNKDMKAAVVRLLKGRVFFSQGQGQ; via the coding sequence ATGGGGCTCACTCAAGGTGTTTTTTCTCTGACTTCTGAGCTCCTGGAAGGAGGGAATCAGACTAGTACCTTTGAGTTCCTCCTCTGGGGACTCTCAGACCAGGCACAGCAGCAACACGTCCTCTTTCTGTTGTTTCTGTGGATGTACGCGGTCACTGTGGCTGGGAACCTGCTCATTGTCCTGGCCATTGGCACCGACACACACCTCCACACCCCCATGTACTTCTTCCTTGCCAGCTTGTCGTGCACAGACATCTTTTTCACCTCCACCACCGTGCCCAAGGCCCTGGTGAACATCCAGACCCAGAGCACGTCCATTTCCTATGCCGGGTGCTTGGCACAGCTCTACTTCTTCTTGACTTTTGGGGACATGGACATCTTTCTCCTGGCTGTAATGGCCTATGACCGCTATGTGGCCATTTGCCACCCACTCCACTATATGATCATCATGAGCCTCCACCGCTGTGCCGTCCTGGTGGCCGCCTGCTGGACCCTCACGAGTCTTGTCGCCATGACTCACACCTTCCTCATATCCCGGCTTTCCTTCTGCTCTAAGATCATTCCTGACTTCTTCTGCGATTTGGGACTGCTGATGAAGGTGTCTTGCTTTGACACCCAGGTCAATGAGCTTGTGCTCCTCTTCCTAGGGGGAACAGTCATTTTAATCCCTTTTATGCTCATCCTGGTCTCTTATATCCGCATTGTTTCAGCCATCCTCAGGGCGCCCTCTGCCCAGGGAAGGCGCAAGGCCTTCTCTACCTGCGGCTCTCACCTGGTTGTTGTTGCTCTGTTCTTCGGGACGGTGATCAGGGCGTATCTGTGcccctcatcctcttcctccagCTCAGTAGAGGAGGATACAGCGGCTGCTGTCATGTACACAGTGGTGACTCCCCTGCTGAACCCCTTTATTTATAGCCTGCGGAACAAGGACATGAAGGCTGCAGTGGTTAGACTTCTCAAGGGCAGAGTCTTCTTCTCACAGGGCCAGGGCCAGTGA
- the LOC112610244 gene encoding LOW QUALITY PROTEIN: olfactory receptor 1E3 (The sequence of the model RefSeq protein was modified relative to this genomic sequence to represent the inferred CDS: inserted 4 bases in 3 codons; deleted 2 bases in 1 codon; substituted 2 bases at 2 genomic stop codons) has product MTKKNQTMISEFLFLGLPIQPEQQNLFYALFXVMYLTXLLGNLLIIALIQLDSHLHTPMYLFLSNLSFSDLCFSSVTVPRLLQNMQNHDPSIPYAGCLAQMYFHLFSGVLESFLLVVMAYHCYVAICFPLHDTTVVSPKCCLALLALSWLLTTAHATHCTLLMTRLSFCADNVIPHFFWDTSPLLKLACSNMQVNGLVIFFRGGLILVIPFLLLIMSCARIVSTILRAPSAGGIQKAFSSCGSLLPVVXLFYGTTIGLYLCPSTNHSAVKGAVVAVMFTVVTXVRNPFTCSLRTETXGEPCSGQSLQHRENFFFLKIVIVGILPLLNLVGVVMLTMKYHSESVA; this is encoded by the exons ATGACAAAGAAGAACCAAACCATGATCTCAGAGTTCCTGTTCCTGGGCCTGCCCATCCAACCCGAGCAGCAGAACCTGTTCTATGCCCTGTTCTAGGTCATGTATCTTA CCCTCCTGGGGAACCTCCTCATCATTGCCCTCATTCAACTGGACTCCCATCTCCACACGCCTATGTATTTGTTTCTCAGCAACTTGTCCTTCTCTGACCTCTGCTTTTCCTCGGTCACAGTGCCCAGATTGCTGCAGAACATGCAGAACCACGACCCATCCATCCCCTATGCAGGCTGCCTGGCCCAGATGTACTTTCACCTGTTTTCTGGAGTTCTGGAGAGCTTCCTCCTTGTGGTCATGGCTTATCACTGCTATGTGGCTATTTGCTTTCCTCTGCACGACACCACTGTCGTGAGCCCCAAGTGTTGCCTTGCTCTGCTGGCACTCTCCTGGCTGCTGACCACTGCCCATGCCACACATTGCACCTTGCTCATGACCAGGCTGTCCTTCTGTGCTGACAATGTGATTCCTCACTTTTTCTGGGATACATCTCCGTTGTTGAAGCTGGCCTGCTCTAACATGCAAGTCAATGGGTTGGTGATTTTTTTCAGGGGAGGCCTCATCCTTGTCATCCCATTCCTACTCCTCATCATGTCCTGTGCAAGAATCGTCTCCACCATCCTCAGGGCCCCTTCTGCTGGGGGCATCCAGAAGGCTTTCTCCAGCTGTGGCTCCCTCCTGCCTGTGGT TCTCTTCTATGGGACAACGATTGGTCTCTACTTGTGCCCATCGACGAATCATAGT GCTGTGAAGGGCGCTGTCGTGGCTGTGATGTTCACTGTGGTGA CCGTGCGGAACCCCTTCACCTGCAGCCTGAGGACAGAGACATGAGGGGAGCCCTGCTCTGGCCAGAGCCTTCAGCAcagagaaaatttctttttcttgaaaatagtAATAGTTGGGATTTTACCATTATTGAATTTGGTAGGTGTAGTCATGTTGACAATGAAATACCACTCTGAATCAGTGGCTTAG
- the LOC112609883 gene encoding olfactory receptor 1D2 — protein sequence MLQRVGEMEGANQTEGSEFLLLGMSESPEQQRILFWMFLCMYLVTVVGNAFIILAISSDSRLHTPMYFFLANLSFTDLFFVTNTIPKMLVNLQSQNKAIAYAGCLTQLYFLVSLVALDNLTLAVMAYDRYVAICRPLHYVTAMSPKLYILLLSLCWVLSVLYGLVHTFLMTTVTFCGSRKIHYIFCEMYVLLRLACSDTQINHTVLIATGCFIFLIPFGFMIISYVLIVRAILRIPSVSKKYKAFSTCASHLGVVSLFYGTLCMVYLKPLHTYSVKDSVATVMYALVTPMMNPFIYSLRNKDMHGALGRLLDKPFQRLT from the coding sequence ATGTTGCAGAGAGTTGGGGAAATGGAGGGAGCCAACCAGACTGAAGGTTCAGAGTTCCTTCTCCTGGGGATGTCAGAGAGTCCTGAGCAGCAGCGGATCCTGTTTTGGATGTTCCTGTGCATGTACCTGGTCACGGTGGTGGGAAATGCATTCATCATCCTGGCCATCAGCTCTGATTCCCGCCTGCACACCCCCATGTACTTCTTCCTGGCCAACCTCTCCTTCACTGACCTCTTCTTTGTCACCAACACAATCCCCAAGATGCTGGTGAACCTCCAGTCCCAGAACAAAGCCATCGCCTACGCAGGGTGTCTGACGCAGCTCTACTTCCTGGTCTCCTTGGTGGCCCTGGACAACCTCACCCTGGCCGTGATGGCGTATGACCGCTATGTGGCCATCTGCCGCCCCCTCCACTATGTCACAGCCATGAGCCCTAAGCTCTATATCTTACTCCTTTCCTTGTGTTGGGTCTTATCTGTGCTCTATGGCCTCGTACACACCTTCCTCATGACCACGGTGACCTTCTGTGGGTCACGAAAAATCCACTACATCTTCTGTGAGATGTATGTATTGCTGAGGCTGGCATGTTCCGACACTCAGATTAATCACACAGTGCTGATTGCCACAGGCTGCTTTATCTTCCTCATTCCCTTTGGATTCATGATCATTTCCTATGTGTTGATTGTCAGAGCCATCCTCAGAATACCCTCAGTCTCTAAGAAATACAAAGCCTTCTCCACTTGTGCCTCCCATTTGGGTGTAGTCTCCCTCTTCTATGGGACACTTTGTATGGTATACCTGAAGCCCCTCCATACCTACTCTGTGAAGGACTCAGTAGCCACAGTGATGTATGCTTTGGTGACACCCATGATGAACCCCTTCATCTACAGCTTGAGAAACAAGGACATGCATGGGGCTCTGGGAAGACTCCTAGATAAACCTTTTCAGAGGCTGACATGA